From the Flavobacterium galactosidilyticum genome, one window contains:
- a CDS encoding DUF5686 and carboxypeptidase-like regulatory domain-containing protein → MKKNFLFLLVFLFVSASAIFAQTKVSGVILDKSNQPIPFANIVFKNSSQGIVANEDGAFYLESAKTYTVLLISSVGFSEKEITLQKAVNYNMKIQLNEQESLNEVVVFTGKTSKKNNPALDILRKIWEKKRQNGLYMFNQYEMEKYEKIEFDMNSIDSAFMKNKLFKGMEFIFNQMDTSKITGKTYLPIFVNEALSDVYGDIKLKKLKEKLKASKTSGFNGNQQILNFVKDLYSDYNIYNNYLTFFDKSFTSPLSKTGIDVYNYVLRDSAYIDKKWCYNIVFYPRRKNELTFKGDFWVNDSTFAIKKINMAVTKSANINWVKDIYLEQEFDVVSDSVFLLTKDYLMSDFALNKKEKSKGIYGKRTTYFRDHKFNNEKPVAFYKDEVNYKDAEVYNKSDEYWEENRFENLNKDELGVYKMLDTLQTVKKFKQIYSSVQIVASGYLPFGNFDYGPIFSTFGYNEVEGARLRTGGRTYFGTNDTWRIQGYTAYGFKDDKFKYGLSGKWMVDKKNRLIISGGNRRDIEQIGASLTTTYDVLGRSGASSSVFASGNNGKLTNINLSNVAIEMEPVKNLTFQTGFSYRTLESASPTFSLDYFTDIANNVVKSDVKQSEVSFQVEYAPKRRTIGYAVEREIVDSPYSRFFVNYSHGFKGLLNSDFQYDKLQLYYKQPIIIGPLGRSNIIMEVGKTFGTVPLGLMSVIPGNQTFFTIENTFSNLNYYEFVSDEYATLQWNHNFGGRLFSRIPFMRKLNWREIVAVKGVYGSISDENRAINASGLTYNAPEKGYWEYSAGIGNIFKLFRVDFAWRGNYLNTPDTNKFTVKASFGFNF, encoded by the coding sequence ATGAAAAAGAATTTTTTGTTTTTGTTGGTTTTTTTGTTTGTTTCTGCAAGCGCTATTTTTGCACAAACAAAAGTTAGTGGAGTGATTTTAGATAAATCTAATCAACCTATTCCCTTTGCAAATATAGTTTTCAAGAATTCGAGCCAAGGAATTGTAGCTAACGAAGATGGAGCGTTTTATCTTGAATCTGCAAAAACGTATACCGTATTACTAATTTCTTCGGTTGGGTTTTCTGAAAAAGAAATCACTTTACAGAAAGCGGTAAATTACAACATGAAAATTCAACTCAATGAACAAGAGAGCTTAAACGAAGTAGTTGTTTTTACTGGGAAAACGTCTAAAAAAAACAATCCTGCACTTGATATTCTTCGAAAAATTTGGGAGAAAAAACGTCAAAACGGATTGTACATGTTTAATCAGTATGAGATGGAAAAGTATGAAAAAATAGAATTTGACATGAATTCGATTGATAGTGCTTTTATGAAAAATAAACTTTTTAAGGGAATGGAGTTTATCTTTAACCAAATGGATACGTCAAAAATTACAGGGAAAACCTATTTGCCCATTTTTGTAAATGAGGCTTTGTCTGATGTGTATGGTGATATCAAATTAAAGAAATTAAAAGAGAAACTTAAAGCGAGTAAAACATCTGGTTTTAATGGAAACCAACAAATTTTGAATTTTGTAAAAGATTTGTATTCTGATTACAATATTTATAATAACTACTTAACTTTTTTTGACAAAAGTTTTACAAGTCCACTTTCTAAAACTGGGATTGACGTTTACAATTATGTGTTGAGAGACAGTGCGTACATTGATAAAAAATGGTGTTACAATATTGTTTTTTATCCAAGACGTAAAAACGAATTGACTTTTAAAGGTGATTTTTGGGTGAATGATTCCACATTTGCTATCAAGAAAATCAATATGGCCGTTACTAAAAGCGCTAATATTAACTGGGTAAAGGATATTTACCTAGAGCAAGAATTTGACGTAGTAAGCGATTCGGTTTTCCTTTTAACTAAGGATTATCTAATGTCTGACTTTGCTTTAAACAAAAAAGAAAAGTCAAAAGGGATTTACGGGAAACGAACTACCTATTTTAGAGATCATAAATTCAACAATGAAAAGCCAGTTGCTTTTTATAAGGATGAGGTTAATTATAAAGATGCAGAAGTATATAATAAATCAGACGAATACTGGGAAGAAAATCGCTTTGAAAATCTGAATAAAGACGAGCTAGGTGTTTATAAAATGCTTGATACGTTGCAAACCGTTAAAAAGTTTAAACAAATATATAGTTCTGTTCAAATTGTCGCTAGTGGCTATTTGCCTTTTGGGAATTTTGATTATGGTCCTATTTTCTCCACATTTGGTTATAATGAGGTCGAAGGTGCGAGATTGCGAACGGGCGGAAGAACATATTTTGGAACCAATGATACTTGGCGTATACAAGGTTATACTGCTTATGGTTTCAAAGATGATAAGTTCAAGTACGGTTTATCTGGAAAATGGATGGTCGATAAGAAAAACAGGTTGATAATTTCTGGAGGTAACAGGCGGGATATCGAGCAAATTGGTGCTAGCTTAACTACAACTTATGATGTTTTAGGTCGAAGTGGCGCTTCGTCTTCTGTTTTTGCTTCAGGTAATAATGGGAAATTGACCAATATTAATTTAAGCAATGTGGCGATAGAAATGGAGCCCGTGAAAAACTTAACTTTTCAAACCGGATTTTCATACCGAACCCTGGAATCGGCTTCCCCAACTTTTAGTTTGGATTACTTCACTGATATTGCCAATAATGTTGTTAAAAGTGACGTCAAACAATCTGAAGTTAGTTTTCAGGTCGAATACGCTCCGAAGAGAAGAACCATTGGATATGCAGTAGAGCGTGAAATTGTGGACAGTCCTTACAGTCGCTTTTTTGTAAATTACAGCCACGGTTTTAAAGGTTTACTAAATAGTGATTTCCAGTATGATAAACTACAATTGTATTACAAGCAACCTATAATTATTGGCCCATTAGGCCGTTCTAATATTATTATGGAAGTCGGAAAAACTTTTGGTACAGTTCCTTTAGGATTGATGAGTGTTATTCCAGGTAATCAAACTTTTTTTACTATCGAAAACACATTTAGTAACTTAAATTACTATGAATTTGTATCAGATGAGTATGCTACTTTGCAGTGGAATCATAATTTTGGTGGTCGACTTTTCTCTAGAATTCCATTCATGCGAAAATTGAATTGGAGAGAAATCGTAGCTGTAAAAGGAGTTTACGGCAGTATTTCTGATGAAAATAGAGCCATTAACGCTTCTGGTTTGACCTACAATGCACCTGAAAAAGGATATTGGGAGTACAGCGCTGGAATTGGAAATATTTTTAAATTATTCCGTGTCGATTTTGCTTGGCGAGGTAATTATCTAAACACTCCGGACACGAATAAATTTACTGTAAAAGCGTCGTTTGGGTTTAATTTCTAG
- a CDS encoding pyruvate dehydrogenase complex E1 component subunit beta, which translates to MRTIQFREAICEAMSEEMRHDESIYLMGEEVAEYNGAYKASKGMLAEFGEKRVIDTPIAELGFTGIAVGSAMNGCRPIVEYMTFNFCLVGIDQIINNAAKMRQMTGGQFNVPIVFRGPTASAGQLGATHSQALENWFANTPGLKVVVPSTVYDAKGLLKAAIRDNDPVIFMESEQMYGDKGEVPDGEYVIPLGVADIKREGTDVTIVSFGKIIKEAHIAADELAKEGISCEIIDLRTVRPMDYETILTSVKKTNRLVVLEEAWPFASVASEITYVVQERAFDFLDAPIQRITTADTPAPYSPVLLKEWLPNAADVVKAVKKVMYKK; encoded by the coding sequence ATGAGAACTATACAATTTAGAGAGGCTATTTGCGAAGCGATGAGTGAAGAAATGCGTCATGATGAGTCCATATATCTAATGGGTGAAGAGGTTGCAGAATACAATGGCGCCTATAAAGCATCTAAAGGAATGCTTGCTGAATTTGGCGAGAAAAGAGTAATTGATACTCCTATTGCTGAACTTGGTTTTACTGGTATTGCTGTGGGATCAGCCATGAATGGTTGTCGTCCTATCGTTGAATATATGACTTTTAATTTCTGTTTAGTAGGGATTGACCAAATCATAAACAATGCTGCTAAGATGCGTCAGATGACTGGTGGGCAATTTAATGTGCCAATCGTTTTTCGTGGACCTACGGCATCAGCTGGACAATTAGGAGCAACACACTCTCAAGCTTTAGAGAACTGGTTTGCTAACACTCCAGGTCTTAAAGTGGTAGTTCCTTCTACTGTTTATGATGCAAAAGGATTATTGAAAGCAGCAATTCGTGATAATGATCCGGTTATTTTTATGGAATCTGAGCAAATGTATGGTGACAAAGGTGAAGTTCCTGATGGTGAATATGTAATTCCACTAGGAGTTGCTGATATCAAACGTGAAGGTACTGATGTAACTATCGTTTCTTTTGGAAAAATTATCAAAGAAGCTCATATTGCTGCTGACGAATTAGCTAAAGAGGGTATTTCTTGTGAAATTATCGATTTAAGAACGGTCCGTCCTATGGATTATGAGACGATCTTGACTTCAGTTAAAAAAACAAACCGTTTAGTAGTTCTTGAAGAAGCGTGGCCTTTTGCAAGTGTAGCTTCTGAAATTACCTATGTTGTTCAAGAACGTGCTTTTGATTTCCTAGACGCACCTATTCAACGTATCACTACAGCTGACACTCCAGCACCATATTCTCCAGTATTATTGAAAGAATGGTTGCCAAATGCTGCTGATGTAGTAAAAGCGGTTAAAAAAGTAATGTATAAAAAATAG
- a CDS encoding electron transfer flavoprotein subunit beta/FixA family protein: protein MKILVCISHVPDTTSKINFTNGDSEFDTNGVQYVINPNDEFGLTRAIWFQEKQGATVTVVNVGGPETEPTLRKALAIGANEAIRVNAIPTDGFFVATQLAEVIKNGSYDIVIAGKESLDYNGGMVPGMIAGILGYNFLNSCTELTVDGQNVKAVREIDGGKETVSTTLPLIIGGQKGIVEEKDLRIPNMRGIMTARTKALTILEPVASDVNTKSVKFEKPAPKSAVKLISTDNIDELINLLHNEAKVI from the coding sequence ATGAAAATATTAGTTTGCATCAGTCATGTACCTGATACTACTTCAAAAATTAACTTCACCAATGGCGATTCAGAATTTGACACAAATGGCGTTCAATATGTCATAAATCCAAATGACGAATTCGGTTTAACACGTGCAATTTGGTTCCAAGAAAAACAAGGCGCAACGGTTACTGTTGTCAACGTGGGAGGACCAGAAACAGAACCAACATTAAGAAAAGCATTAGCGATAGGTGCAAATGAAGCCATTCGTGTAAACGCAATTCCTACTGACGGCTTTTTTGTTGCTACACAGTTAGCAGAGGTTATAAAAAACGGAAGTTATGACATTGTCATTGCAGGAAAAGAATCCCTAGATTATAACGGTGGAATGGTTCCGGGAATGATTGCTGGAATTTTAGGATACAATTTCCTAAACTCTTGCACTGAACTTACCGTTGATGGCCAAAATGTAAAAGCAGTTCGTGAAATAGATGGAGGAAAAGAAACCGTTAGTACTACTTTACCACTAATTATAGGTGGTCAAAAAGGAATTGTTGAAGAAAAGGATTTACGTATTCCTAACATGAGAGGAATTATGACTGCTAGAACTAAAGCATTAACCATTCTTGAACCAGTTGCTTCTGATGTTAATACCAAATCGGTGAAATTTGAAAAACCTGCTCCAAAATCTGCAGTGAAATTAATTTCTACTGATAATATCGATGAATTAATCAATTTACTACACAACGAAGCAAAAGTAATATAA
- a CDS encoding electron transfer flavoprotein subunit alpha/FixB family protein, whose protein sequence is MSILIYAEYAEGKFKKVAFELASYAKKVAESLGTTVTAVTVNAGDVSELSKYGVDKVLKVNNDKLTGFTAKAYADVIKQAAQKENIKLILLSSTTDSAYLSPLVAVALEAGFASNVVGLPVSTSPFQVKRTAFSNKAFMITDINTDVKVLALAKNSYGIFESASTLTEEDFNPTIGENDFAVKVQSVEKVTGKVSIADADIVVSAGRGLKGPENWSMIEELASVLGAATACSKPVSDLGWRPHGEHVGQTGKPVAANLYIAIGISGAIQHIAGINSSKVKVVINSDPEAPFFKVADYGIVGDAFEIVPKLIEKLKAFKAHN, encoded by the coding sequence ATGTCAATATTAATATATGCAGAGTATGCAGAAGGAAAATTCAAGAAAGTAGCATTTGAATTAGCTTCGTATGCAAAAAAAGTAGCCGAAAGTTTAGGAACTACCGTTACAGCGGTAACCGTCAATGCTGGAGATGTTTCAGAATTATCAAAATACGGAGTTGATAAAGTATTAAAAGTAAATAACGACAAGTTAACTGGCTTCACTGCAAAAGCTTACGCTGATGTCATCAAGCAAGCTGCTCAAAAAGAGAATATCAAACTAATTTTATTATCCTCAACTACTGATAGCGCTTATCTTTCGCCGCTTGTAGCAGTAGCTTTAGAAGCGGGATTTGCATCAAATGTAGTTGGATTACCAGTAAGTACTTCGCCATTTCAGGTAAAAAGAACTGCTTTTTCAAATAAAGCTTTTATGATTACTGACATCAACACTGATGTAAAGGTACTTGCACTTGCTAAAAATTCTTATGGCATTTTTGAAAGCGCTTCTACCTTAACAGAAGAAGACTTCAACCCTACGATTGGTGAAAATGATTTTGCTGTAAAAGTACAATCAGTAGAAAAAGTAACAGGAAAAGTATCTATTGCTGATGCTGATATTGTAGTTTCAGCTGGTCGTGGTTTAAAAGGTCCTGAAAACTGGAGCATGATTGAGGAATTAGCTTCTGTTCTTGGTGCTGCAACCGCTTGTTCTAAGCCAGTTTCTGATTTGGGATGGAGACCTCACGGAGAACACGTAGGACAAACCGGAAAACCAGTTGCCGCTAACTTGTATATTGCAATTGGAATTTCTGGAGCCATACAGCACATTGCTGGAATTAACTCGTCTAAAGTAAAAGTAGTAATCAATAGTGATCCTGAAGCTCCTTTCTTTAAAGTAGCTGACTACGGAATTGTAGGTGATGCTTTTGAAATTGTTCCTAAATTAATTGAAAAATTAAAAGCTTTCAAAGCGCACAACTAG
- a CDS encoding bifunctional nuclease family protein: MSLVKLSIKGISYSQTQNGAYALILNEVDGERKLPIVIGAFEAQSIAIALEKEIKPPRPLTHDLFKNFAERFDITVKQVIIHKLVDGVFYSSIICERDKIEEIIDARTSDAIALALRFSAPIFTYKNILDKAGIYLKTNPLDANKENQEIDDVLSNPETFGHGEESNKSGETYSKHTLQELNELLDQAVSHEDYEKAAKIRDEISKREI; this comes from the coding sequence ATGAGCTTAGTTAAATTATCTATAAAAGGAATTTCATACAGTCAGACTCAAAACGGAGCATATGCTTTGATTTTGAATGAGGTTGACGGCGAACGAAAATTACCAATTGTCATTGGTGCATTTGAAGCGCAATCTATTGCTATAGCTCTTGAAAAAGAAATAAAACCACCGCGCCCGTTGACTCATGATTTATTTAAAAACTTTGCGGAGCGATTTGACATTACTGTAAAACAAGTTATCATTCACAAGCTTGTTGATGGTGTTTTTTATTCCAGTATTATTTGTGAAAGAGACAAAATAGAAGAAATTATAGATGCTAGAACTTCTGACGCTATTGCTTTAGCATTACGTTTTAGCGCTCCTATTTTTACATACAAAAACATCTTAGACAAAGCCGGAATCTATTTAAAAACAAATCCTCTTGATGCAAATAAAGAAAATCAAGAAATAGATGATGTACTTTCTAATCCAGAAACTTTTGGTCATGGAGAGGAAAGCAATAAATCTGGAGAAACATACTCTAAGCATACGCTACAAGAACTAAACGAACTACTTGATCAAGCGGTTTCTCATGAAGATTACGAGAAAGCGGCAAAAATAAGAGATGAAATTTCGAAGAGAGAAATTTAA
- a CDS encoding thymidylate synthase — protein sequence MKQYLDLVKHVMENGCQKGDRTGTGTKSVFGYQMRFNLNDGFPMVTTKKLHLKSIIYELLWFLKGDTNIKYLQENGVKIWDAWADANGDLGPVYGHQWRNWNSEEIDQISDLITELKTNPNSRRMLVSAWNPSVLPDTTKSFDENVANNKAALPPCHAFFQFYVADGKLSCQLYQRSADIFLGVPFNIASYALLTMMIAQVCNLQPGEFIHTFGDAHIYNNHFEQLELQLSREPKPLPKMILNPEIKNIFDFDFEDFTLEGYEPHALIKGTVAV from the coding sequence ATGAAGCAATATTTAGACTTAGTAAAGCATGTAATGGAAAACGGTTGCCAAAAGGGAGACCGAACAGGCACAGGAACAAAAAGTGTCTTTGGCTACCAAATGCGTTTTAACTTAAACGATGGTTTTCCGATGGTTACTACTAAAAAATTGCATCTTAAATCTATAATTTATGAACTTCTTTGGTTCCTAAAAGGCGATACTAATATAAAATACCTTCAGGAAAATGGAGTTAAAATTTGGGATGCTTGGGCTGATGCCAATGGTGATTTAGGCCCTGTCTATGGACACCAATGGCGCAACTGGAATAGCGAAGAAATAGATCAAATCTCCGACTTAATTACGGAATTGAAAACAAATCCTAATAGTCGCAGAATGCTTGTTTCTGCATGGAATCCCTCAGTATTACCGGACACAACTAAGTCATTCGACGAAAATGTAGCTAATAACAAAGCCGCGTTACCACCTTGTCATGCTTTTTTTCAATTTTATGTCGCTGATGGAAAATTATCATGTCAGTTATACCAGCGAAGTGCTGACATATTCTTAGGCGTTCCTTTCAACATTGCATCTTATGCACTGCTAACAATGATGATTGCTCAGGTTTGCAACTTGCAGCCAGGGGAATTTATTCACACTTTTGGCGATGCACATATTTACAACAATCATTTCGAACAACTCGAATTACAATTGTCACGTGAACCTAAACCATTACCGAAAATGATTTTAAATCCAGAGATAAAAAATATTTTTGATTTTGATTTTGAAGATTTCACGCTCGAAGGTTATGAGCCTCATGCACTAATAAAAGGCACCGTAGCTGTATAA
- a CDS encoding isoamylase early set domain-containing protein → MSIKKQFVKTKPVCKVTFSVVAKEAKEASVVGDFNNWNIEEGVLNKLKNGTFKGVFDLNKDAAYEFKYVIDGVFVNEPEADSFQYNEFAGNENGVLVL, encoded by the coding sequence ATGTCAATTAAGAAACAATTTGTAAAAACAAAGCCAGTATGTAAAGTTACTTTTTCAGTAGTAGCAAAAGAGGCAAAAGAAGCATCAGTTGTTGGGGATTTTAATAATTGGAATATTGAGGAAGGTGTATTGAACAAATTGAAAAATGGAACTTTTAAAGGTGTTTTTGATTTGAATAAAGATGCTGCTTATGAATTTAAATACGTTATTGATGGTGTATTTGTTAATGAGCCAGAAGCGGATTCTTTTCAATATAACGAATTTGCAGGTAATGAAAACGGTGTTTTAGTACTATAA
- a CDS encoding 2TM domain-containing protein, with translation MEKEVHEQYEYARRRIKQKKRLYFHFVVFVLGSLVLFLGHKFLNNPFITEWYLWIITIWLFLFILHFIKVFITDRFMNKSWERDQIDRLVALQKKKIDQLQAKIDNDEPTTTNHPL, from the coding sequence ATGGAAAAAGAAGTACACGAACAATACGAATATGCAAGAAGAAGAATAAAACAGAAAAAGAGATTGTATTTTCATTTTGTGGTCTTCGTCTTAGGAAGTTTAGTATTATTCCTTGGACATAAATTTCTAAATAATCCATTCATAACGGAGTGGTATCTTTGGATAATCACAATTTGGTTGTTTCTGTTTATTTTGCATTTTATAAAAGTATTCATCACCGATAGATTTATGAATAAAAGTTGGGAAAGAGATCAGATCGATCGCCTTGTTGCCTTGCAAAAAAAGAAAATAGACCAATTGCAAGCAAAAATTGACAACGACGAACCTACAACAACAAATCATCCGTTATGA
- a CDS encoding dihydrofolate reductase gives MIIMIAAVAENNALGKDNDLVWHLPNDFKRFKTLTSGHHIIMGRKTFESFPKPLPNRTHVIITRQKNYKAEGCIIVDSIEKALEICPKNEDTYIIGGGEIYTLSLPFADKIEITKVHHSFEADAYFPVLNEKEWKLAQSDHNSKDEKHIYDYTYLTYLRN, from the coding sequence ATGATAATAATGATTGCGGCCGTAGCTGAGAATAACGCACTAGGAAAAGACAATGATTTAGTCTGGCACTTGCCAAATGATTTTAAAAGATTCAAAACACTTACATCTGGACATCATATCATAATGGGACGAAAAACCTTTGAAAGTTTTCCAAAACCGTTACCTAATAGGACTCATGTTATCATCACAAGACAAAAAAATTATAAAGCTGAGGGCTGTATTATTGTTGATAGTATCGAGAAAGCTTTAGAAATTTGTCCCAAAAATGAAGACACCTATATTATAGGTGGAGGGGAAATTTATACTTTATCACTTCCCTTTGCCGATAAAATAGAAATTACAAAAGTACATCACAGTTTTGAAGCCGATGCATACTTCCCGGTTCTGAATGAAAAAGAATGGAAACTAGCGCAATCTGACCACAACAGTAAAGACGAAAAGCATATTTACGATTATACTTACCTCACTTACCTTAGAAATTAA